A genomic stretch from Bradyrhizobium quebecense includes:
- a CDS encoding c-type cytochrome encodes MLNQHLVWRRALPIVVIAMAALFLLRLHQANGAGQPSESITAGHRLAEAWCMECHVVGPIATGVKKVPPDFIAIANRPSTTTLWLKVFLKTSHPTMPNIIVGPSEADDLANYIMSLKRD; translated from the coding sequence ATGCTGAATCAGCACCTCGTCTGGCGCCGTGCATTGCCGATCGTCGTGATCGCGATGGCTGCGCTCTTTCTGCTACGCCTGCATCAGGCCAATGGCGCGGGGCAGCCTTCGGAGAGCATTACCGCCGGGCACCGGCTGGCAGAGGCCTGGTGCATGGAATGCCACGTCGTCGGCCCGATTGCCACGGGCGTGAAGAAAGTGCCGCCGGACTTCATCGCCATCGCCAACCGGCCCTCCACCACCACGCTTTGGCTGAAGGTGTTCCTGAAGACGAGCCACCCGACAATGCCGAACATCATTGTCGGGCCGAGCGAGGCCGATGATCTCGCGAATTACATTATGAGCCTGAAGCGCGACTAA
- the leuD gene encoding 3-isopropylmalate dehydratase small subunit: protein MDKFTTLEGVAAPLKIINVDTDMIIPKQYLKTIKRTGLGKGLFSEQRYKDDGSANPDFVLNQSAYRNAKVLVAGDNFGCGSSREHAPWALLDFGIRCVISTSFGDIFYNNCFKNGILPIRVTQEDLDKLFDDAERGANATLTIDLPNQEIRGPDGGTVKFEIDPFRKHCLINGLDDIGLTMEKKSSIDTYEAKLKERAWA from the coding sequence ATGGACAAGTTCACCACGCTGGAAGGCGTCGCGGCACCGCTGAAGATCATCAACGTCGACACCGACATGATCATTCCGAAGCAGTACCTCAAGACCATCAAGCGCACCGGCCTTGGCAAGGGGCTTTTCTCCGAGCAGCGCTACAAGGATGACGGCAGCGCGAACCCCGATTTCGTCCTCAACCAGTCCGCCTATCGCAATGCGAAGGTGCTGGTCGCAGGCGACAATTTCGGCTGCGGCTCGAGCCGCGAGCACGCGCCGTGGGCGCTGCTCGACTTCGGCATCCGCTGCGTGATCTCGACCTCGTTCGGCGACATCTTCTACAACAACTGCTTCAAGAACGGCATCCTGCCGATCCGCGTGACGCAGGAGGACCTCGACAAGCTGTTCGACGATGCCGAGCGCGGCGCCAATGCGACGCTGACCATCGATCTCCCCAACCAGGAGATCCGCGGTCCCGACGGCGGCACGGTGAAGTTTGAGATCGATCCGTTCCGCAAGCACTGCCTGATCAACGGCCTCGACGACATCGGCCTGACGATGGAGAAGAAATCGTCGATCGACACCTACGAGGCCAAGCTCAAGGAGCGCGCCTGGGCATGA
- the rplS gene encoding 50S ribosomal protein L19 — MNLIQQLEKEQFDKLAATKTIPEFGPGDTVIVNVKVVEGERTRVQAYEGVCIGRSGHGLNESFTVRKISYGEGVERVFPVMSPMIDSIKVVRRGKVRRAKLYYLRNLRGKSARIVEKQDRQTAVGE; from the coding sequence ATGAACCTGATTCAGCAGCTCGAAAAAGAGCAGTTCGACAAGCTCGCCGCCACCAAGACCATCCCGGAGTTCGGACCCGGCGATACCGTCATCGTCAACGTGAAGGTGGTCGAAGGCGAACGCACCCGCGTGCAGGCCTATGAAGGCGTCTGCATCGGCCGTTCCGGCCATGGCCTCAACGAGAGCTTCACCGTGCGCAAGATCTCCTACGGCGAAGGCGTCGAGCGCGTTTTCCCGGTGATGTCGCCGATGATCGACTCGATCAAGGTCGTGCGTCGCGGCAAGGTGCGTCGCGCCAAGCTCTATTACCTGCGCAACCTGCGCGGCAAGTCGGCCCGCATCGTCGAGAAGCAGGACCGCCAGACCGCCGTTGGCGAGTAA
- the gcvA gene encoding transcriptional regulator GcvA, translating into MFVPRRSLPPLNAVRAFEAAARLGSFKEAAAELSVTHGAVSQQIRLLEEWLGAPALFRRSVRRVVLTPAGAALLAEFAPALDRISAAVQQHRERRGDAAVAVLRVNALATFSLRWLLPRMSRFRAEHPDIEVRLSTSNDPVDALPESFDVVIRGGPDTFHGFSSRFLVSERRLPVCSPSLLERLPLHEIADLSRHTLLHVTSMPRLWRDWLTEAGQSALEPAAALTFDHFYLTIQAALDGLGVAMGPTALISDDLAAGRLMTPFPAVSLPARSYFAYFPAGRSNDPHSAVFCDWLEQQGRMTG; encoded by the coding sequence ATGTTCGTCCCACGCCGCAGCCTGCCGCCGCTCAATGCGGTCCGCGCCTTCGAGGCCGCCGCACGGCTCGGCAGCTTCAAGGAAGCCGCCGCCGAGCTCAGCGTGACCCATGGCGCCGTCAGTCAGCAGATCCGGCTGCTCGAGGAGTGGCTGGGCGCGCCGGCGCTGTTCCGGCGGTCGGTGCGGCGCGTGGTGCTGACGCCGGCGGGCGCGGCGCTGTTGGCGGAATTCGCGCCGGCGCTCGACCGGATTTCCGCCGCCGTGCAGCAGCATCGCGAGCGGCGCGGCGATGCCGCCGTGGCGGTGCTGCGCGTCAATGCGCTCGCGACCTTCAGCCTGCGCTGGCTGCTGCCGCGGATGAGCCGGTTTCGCGCCGAGCATCCTGATATCGAGGTGCGCTTGAGCACATCGAACGATCCGGTGGACGCGTTGCCGGAATCATTCGACGTCGTGATCCGCGGTGGTCCCGACACGTTTCATGGCTTTTCGTCGCGCTTCCTGGTGTCGGAGCGGAGATTGCCGGTGTGCAGTCCGTCGCTGCTCGAACGACTGCCGCTGCATGAGATTGCGGATCTCTCCAGGCATACGCTGCTGCATGTCACGTCGATGCCGCGGCTATGGCGCGACTGGCTGACCGAGGCCGGGCAGTCCGCGCTTGAGCCGGCGGCCGCGCTGACCTTCGATCATTTCTATCTGACGATCCAGGCCGCGCTCGATGGTCTCGGCGTTGCGATGGGCCCGACCGCGCTGATATCGGACGATCTCGCGGCCGGGCGCCTGATGACGCCGTTCCCGGCCGTTAGCCTGCCGGCGCGGAGCTATTTCGCCTATTTTCCGGCAGGCCGCAGCAACGATCCGCACAGCGCGGTATTCTGCGACTGGCTCGAGCAGCAGGGCCGGATGACGGGTTGA
- the leuC gene encoding 3-isopropylmalate dehydratase large subunit: MSKPTTLYDKIWNDHLVHEAEDGTCLLYIDRHLVHEVTSPQAFEGLRAAGRKVHAPEKTLAVVDHNIPTTDRSKPNPDPESIEQMRVMAENAKEFGIEYYNEFDKRQGIVHVIGPEQGFTLPGTTIVCGDSHTSTHGAFGALAHGIGTSEVEHVLATQTLIQKKAKNMRAIVDGKLPDGVTGKDIILAIIGEIGTAGGTGYVLEYAGEAIRALSMEGRMTVCNMSIEGGARAGLVAPDQKAFDFLRDRPKAPKGAAWDAAMRYWETLRSDEGAHFDHELRLDAAKLPPIVTWGTSPEDVISVTGFVPDPDKIADEAKRLSKHRALKYMGLTAGTKITDIKLDRVFIGSCTNGRIEDLRAAAKIAEGKTVNANVNAMIVPGSGIVKEQAEAEGLDKIFLKAGFEWREPGCSMCLAMNPDKLKPEERCASTSNRNFEGRQGFKGRTHLVSPAMAAAAAIAGHFVDVRDWR; this comes from the coding sequence ATGTCCAAACCGACCACGCTGTACGACAAGATCTGGAACGACCATCTGGTCCACGAGGCCGAGGACGGCACCTGCCTGCTCTATATCGATCGCCACCTGGTGCACGAGGTGACCTCGCCGCAGGCGTTCGAAGGCCTGCGCGCCGCGGGCCGCAAGGTGCACGCGCCCGAGAAGACGCTCGCCGTCGTCGACCACAACATCCCGACCACCGACCGCTCGAAGCCGAACCCCGATCCGGAAAGCATCGAGCAGATGCGGGTGATGGCGGAGAACGCCAAGGAATTCGGCATCGAATATTACAACGAGTTCGACAAGCGTCAGGGCATCGTCCACGTCATCGGCCCGGAGCAGGGCTTTACGCTGCCCGGCACCACCATCGTCTGCGGTGACAGCCACACCTCGACGCATGGCGCGTTCGGCGCGCTCGCGCACGGCATCGGCACCTCCGAGGTCGAGCACGTGCTGGCGACGCAGACGCTGATCCAGAAGAAGGCCAAGAACATGCGCGCGATCGTCGACGGCAAGTTGCCGGACGGCGTGACCGGCAAGGACATCATCCTGGCGATCATCGGCGAGATCGGCACCGCCGGCGGCACCGGCTATGTGCTGGAATATGCCGGCGAGGCGATCCGTGCGCTTTCGATGGAAGGCCGCATGACGGTCTGCAACATGTCGATCGAAGGCGGCGCGCGCGCCGGCCTGGTTGCGCCCGACCAGAAGGCGTTCGACTTCCTGCGCGACCGCCCGAAGGCGCCGAAGGGCGCGGCCTGGGATGCCGCGATGCGCTACTGGGAGACGCTGCGCTCCGACGAGGGCGCGCATTTCGACCACGAGCTCCGGCTCGACGCCGCAAAGCTGCCGCCGATCGTCACCTGGGGCACGAGCCCTGAGGACGTCATCTCGGTGACCGGCTTCGTGCCCGATCCCGACAAGATCGCGGATGAGGCGAAGCGGCTCTCCAAGCATCGTGCGCTGAAATATATGGGCCTAACCGCCGGCACCAAGATCACCGACATCAAGCTCGACCGCGTCTTCATCGGCTCCTGCACCAACGGCCGCATCGAAGACCTGCGTGCCGCCGCGAAGATCGCCGAGGGCAAGACCGTCAACGCCAACGTCAATGCGATGATCGTGCCGGGCTCGGGCATCGTGAAGGAGCAGGCGGAAGCCGAAGGCCTCGACAAGATCTTCCTCAAAGCCGGCTTCGAGTGGCGCGAGCCGGGCTGCTCGATGTGCCTGGCGATGAACCCGGACAAGCTGAAGCCGGAAGAGCGCTGCGCCTCGACCTCGAACCGCAACTTCGAGGGCCGCCAGGGCTTCAAGGGCCGCACCCATCTGGTGTCGCCCGCGATGGCCGCGGCCGCCGCGATCGCCGGTCACTTCGTCGACGTCCGCGACTGGCGGTAA
- the trmD gene encoding tRNA (guanosine(37)-N1)-methyltransferase TrmD, whose amino-acid sequence MTSQETPSQATPWRATVLTLFPDMFPGPLGVSLAGKALATGLWALEARDIRASATDKHRSVDDTPAGGGPGMVLRADVLAAAIDAAAIAPDRPRLLMSPRGRPLTQTHVAELAAGPGPLIVCGRFEGIDQRVIEARRLEEVSIGDYVLSGGEIAAMALIDACVRLLPGVMGKLASGTEESFSEGLLEYPQYTRPQEFEGRQIPEILISGDHAKVAAWRLAQSEALTAARRPDLLARKAGQKAAPSGTKNTTDG is encoded by the coding sequence ATGACATCGCAAGAGACCCCATCCCAAGCGACACCGTGGCGCGCCACCGTGCTGACCCTGTTCCCGGACATGTTTCCGGGACCGCTCGGCGTCAGCCTGGCCGGCAAGGCGCTGGCCACGGGTCTCTGGGCGCTGGAGGCGCGCGACATCAGGGCTTCGGCGACCGACAAGCACCGCAGCGTCGACGACACGCCGGCCGGCGGCGGCCCGGGCATGGTGCTGCGGGCCGATGTGCTGGCGGCGGCGATCGATGCTGCTGCCATCGCGCCCGACCGCCCGCGCCTGCTGATGAGTCCGCGGGGTCGGCCATTGACCCAGACCCACGTCGCGGAGCTCGCGGCCGGGCCCGGGCCCCTGATCGTCTGCGGCCGCTTCGAGGGCATCGACCAGCGGGTGATCGAGGCGCGCCGGCTCGAGGAGGTCTCGATCGGCGATTATGTGCTGTCCGGCGGCGAAATCGCCGCGATGGCGCTGATCGACGCCTGCGTTCGCCTGTTGCCGGGGGTGATGGGGAAGCTGGCCTCGGGAACCGAGGAGAGCTTCTCCGAAGGACTACTGGAATACCCCCAATACACCCGTCCGCAGGAGTTCGAGGGCCGCCAGATCCCGGAAATCCTGATTTCCGGCGATCACGCCAAGGTGGCGGCCTGGCGGCTGGCCCAATCCGAGGCCCTGACGGCGGCCCGGCGGCCCGATCTCTTGGCCCGGAAGGCCGGCCAAAAAGCCGCTCCGAGTGGGACAAAAAACACGACAGACGGGTGA
- a CDS encoding quinone oxidoreductase family protein: MTSTHKAWRLHAHNDLRFEDVATPGPAPDGVVVRVEAGMVLSYTNKLLSGALPYSLPPMPFVPGTNAIARVVATGENVTHVREGDRVFLSPHLRGDVPDRDPPQILIGLTATVTTPEALALQARWRDGVFAEIAHWPAACVTPLANLDDKPATELIGLAKLIVPFGGLQRSGLRGGQTIIVNGATGYFGSGGVMLAVAMGAGRVVAVGRKQAALEQLRDAFGPRVIPAVVTGDAAADFSIIRRAAGGSADVALDLLGAAKSTSTTLSCLRALRRGGRMVLMGSAEVPLELSFREMLANDWEVVGQFMYDRTAPGQLAGLAAEGLLDLRKINVATFKLADFRRVVDAAAMMQSLDLTAVVP; encoded by the coding sequence ATGACAAGCACGCACAAGGCCTGGCGGCTGCACGCCCACAATGATCTCCGCTTCGAGGATGTCGCAACGCCCGGGCCCGCGCCCGATGGCGTCGTGGTCCGGGTCGAAGCCGGCATGGTGCTGTCCTATACCAACAAGCTGCTGTCGGGCGCGCTGCCCTACAGCCTGCCGCCGATGCCGTTCGTGCCGGGCACCAACGCGATCGCGCGCGTCGTCGCCACCGGCGAGAACGTCACGCACGTTCGGGAGGGCGACCGCGTGTTCCTCAGCCCGCATCTGCGCGGCGACGTGCCGGATCGCGATCCGCCGCAGATCCTGATCGGCCTCACCGCCACGGTGACGACGCCGGAGGCTCTCGCATTGCAGGCACGCTGGCGCGACGGCGTGTTTGCGGAGATCGCGCATTGGCCGGCCGCCTGCGTCACGCCACTTGCCAATCTCGACGACAAGCCGGCGACCGAGCTGATCGGGTTGGCAAAACTGATCGTGCCGTTCGGCGGATTGCAGCGCTCCGGCCTGCGCGGCGGACAGACCATCATCGTCAACGGCGCGACCGGCTATTTCGGTTCGGGCGGCGTGATGCTCGCGGTCGCGATGGGCGCCGGCCGCGTCGTTGCGGTCGGACGCAAGCAGGCCGCGCTCGAGCAATTGCGCGATGCATTCGGCCCGCGCGTCATTCCCGCTGTCGTGACCGGCGATGCCGCCGCCGATTTTTCGATCATTCGCCGCGCCGCCGGCGGCAGCGCCGATGTCGCGCTCGACCTGCTCGGCGCCGCCAAGAGCACCTCGACCACGCTGTCCTGCCTGCGCGCGCTTCGGCGTGGCGGCCGGATGGTGCTGATGGGCAGCGCCGAGGTGCCGCTCGAGCTGTCGTTCCGCGAGATGCTGGCCAACGACTGGGAGGTGGTCGGGCAATTCATGTACGATCGAACGGCGCCGGGCCAACTCGCCGGCCTTGCCGCCGAAGGCCTGCTCGATCTGCGCAAGATCAATGTTGCGACCTTCAAGCTCGCCGACTTCCGCCGTGTGGTGGATGCGGCCGCGATGATGCAGAGCCTCGACCTCACGGCCGTGGTGCCGTAA
- the rimM gene encoding ribosome maturation factor RimM (Essential for efficient processing of 16S rRNA): MTAPVCVARIGAAHGVRGAVRLWTFTEDPLAVKDYGPLMTKDGTRQFEVTHAREAKDHLVVTLKGVASRDDAERLNGLELYVPRDRLPETDDGEYYHTDLIGLAAVTPSGQPLGKVIAIHNFGAGDIIEIAPPQGATMLLPFTNAVVPSVDLDGGRVVIDLPQEIDGDDPSAA; the protein is encoded by the coding sequence GTGACTGCACCGGTCTGTGTCGCCCGTATCGGCGCTGCGCACGGTGTGCGCGGCGCCGTCAGGCTATGGACCTTCACCGAAGACCCGCTGGCCGTGAAGGACTACGGCCCGCTGATGACCAAGGACGGCACGCGCCAGTTCGAGGTCACGCATGCGCGCGAGGCCAAGGACCATCTGGTGGTGACGCTGAAGGGCGTCGCCAGCCGCGATGATGCCGAACGGCTCAATGGGCTCGAGCTCTACGTTCCGCGCGACCGGCTGCCGGAAACCGACGACGGCGAATACTATCACACCGATCTGATCGGCCTCGCCGCGGTGACGCCATCAGGTCAGCCGCTCGGCAAGGTGATCGCGATCCATAATTTCGGCGCCGGCGACATCATCGAGATCGCCCCGCCGCAAGGCGCGACCATGCTGCTGCCCTTCACCAACGCTGTGGTGCCATCAGTCGATCTCGACGGCGGCCGCGTCGTGATCGACCTGCCGCAGGAAATCGACGGCGACGATCCGTCGGCAGCCTGA
- a CDS encoding MFS transporter: protein MSVSAEAGTSCPGHARATRTLSVTGLNHALHDGYTDLIYVLLPVWQAEFALSYGLLALLRGLYAGAMAGLQIPVGRIAERIDGKIILIAGTALSALGYVFAGFSGGVIGLGLALALSGAGSSTQHPIASAAVSRAYGAAARGPLGIYNFSGDLGKAAIPALTSILLVIMSWRHTLLVVAFAGLLVAISIALWMPSVGKAAEHKATAASRRDGAGGGFPWLLAIGILDTAVRMGFLTFLPFLLRDKGASLPTNGLALALVFTGGAAGKFACGWLGARVGTLRTVLITEGGTAALIVAVLALPLAPAIVLLPLLGVMLNGTSSVLYGTVPELTPPHQTERAFALFYTGTIGSGAIAPMLYGLLGDALGPTLATTATALTALAICPLAGALARHLANDTTAADA from the coding sequence ATGAGCGTATCCGCCGAAGCCGGCACGTCCTGTCCTGGTCATGCCCGGGCGACGCGAACGCTGTCCGTGACCGGGCTCAACCACGCCCTCCATGACGGTTACACCGACCTGATCTACGTGCTGCTGCCGGTCTGGCAGGCGGAGTTCGCGCTGAGCTATGGGCTGCTGGCGCTGCTGCGCGGGCTCTATGCCGGCGCCATGGCCGGCTTACAGATTCCGGTCGGACGCATTGCAGAGCGGATCGACGGCAAGATCATCCTGATCGCGGGCACGGCGCTGTCGGCGCTTGGCTATGTGTTCGCCGGATTCTCGGGCGGCGTCATCGGGCTTGGCCTGGCGCTCGCACTCTCAGGTGCGGGTTCGAGCACGCAGCACCCGATCGCATCGGCCGCAGTGTCGCGCGCCTATGGCGCGGCGGCGCGCGGCCCGCTCGGCATCTACAATTTCTCCGGCGACCTCGGCAAGGCCGCGATCCCGGCGCTGACCTCGATCCTGCTCGTGATCATGTCATGGCGGCACACGCTGCTCGTGGTCGCGTTTGCAGGCCTGCTTGTCGCGATCAGCATCGCGCTCTGGATGCCGTCGGTCGGCAAGGCCGCCGAGCACAAGGCCACCGCCGCATCGCGCCGTGACGGCGCCGGCGGCGGCTTTCCCTGGCTGCTCGCGATCGGAATTCTCGACACCGCGGTCAGGATGGGCTTTCTCACCTTCCTGCCGTTCCTGTTGCGCGACAAGGGCGCCTCGCTGCCGACCAACGGCCTCGCGCTGGCGCTGGTCTTCACCGGCGGCGCCGCCGGGAAATTCGCCTGCGGCTGGCTCGGCGCGCGCGTCGGCACGCTGCGCACCGTGCTCATCACCGAAGGCGGCACGGCGGCGCTGATCGTGGCCGTGCTGGCGTTGCCGCTGGCGCCGGCCATCGTGCTGCTGCCGCTGCTCGGCGTGATGCTCAACGGCACGTCCTCGGTGCTCTATGGCACGGTGCCCGAACTCACGCCGCCGCATCAGACCGAGCGCGCCTTCGCGCTGTTCTATACGGGGACGATCGGATCGGGCGCGATCGCGCCGATGCTCTACGGCTTGCTCGGTGACGCGCTCGGCCCGACGCTCGCGACCACGGCGACCGCGCTCACGGCGCTGGCGATCTGCCCGCTTGCGGGGGCGCTCGCGCGGCATCTCGCCAACGATACAACGGCGGCTGACGCATAA
- a CDS encoding carbonic anhydrase produces the protein MKFFPKQLIDGYRTFATQRLPTEQSRYRDLSERGQFPETMVIGCCDSRVSPEVIFDAGPGELFVVRNIANLVPVYQPDSNAHGVSAALEYAVTVLKVKNIVVLGHAQCGGIRAFVDKIKPLTPGDFIGKWMQMFIKPGEVVEQRDHESMQDFVTRIEKAAVFRSLENLMTFPFVRERVESGEMQLHGAYFGVAEGSLFVLDRVAKEFISVADALKAGA, from the coding sequence ATGAAATTCTTTCCGAAGCAGTTGATCGATGGCTACCGGACCTTCGCGACCCAGCGGTTGCCGACCGAACAGTCGCGATACCGGGACCTGTCCGAGCGCGGCCAGTTCCCCGAGACCATGGTGATTGGCTGTTGCGATTCCCGCGTTTCGCCGGAAGTGATCTTCGATGCCGGCCCCGGCGAGTTGTTCGTGGTCCGCAACATCGCCAATTTGGTTCCGGTCTATCAGCCCGACAGCAACGCGCACGGCGTCTCGGCCGCGCTGGAATATGCAGTGACCGTGCTGAAGGTGAAGAACATCGTGGTGCTGGGCCATGCCCAGTGCGGCGGCATCCGCGCCTTCGTCGACAAGATCAAGCCGCTCACGCCGGGCGACTTCATCGGCAAATGGATGCAGATGTTCATCAAGCCGGGCGAGGTGGTCGAGCAGCGCGACCATGAGAGCATGCAGGACTTCGTCACCCGCATCGAGAAGGCCGCGGTGTTCCGCTCGCTGGAGAACCTGATGACCTTCCCGTTCGTGCGTGAGCGCGTCGAGAGCGGCGAGATGCAACTGCACGGCGCCTATTTCGGTGTCGCCGAGGGCTCGCTGTTCGTGCTCGACCGGGTCGCGAAGGAGTTCATCAGCGTCGCCGATGCCCTGAAGGCCGGCGCGTAG
- a CDS encoding metallopeptidase family protein translates to MWTTAKAPSLAEMEAMAHEIFERLPPTFRALCEGLIIRVDDFPTNEVLDEMDAESEFDLLGLFHGIGLPQQSHGDVARLPNLVWLYRRPILDYWAEHDETLGHIVRHVLIHEIGHHFGLSDADMEAIEADAG, encoded by the coding sequence ATGTGGACCACAGCCAAAGCCCCCTCGCTCGCCGAGATGGAGGCCATGGCGCACGAGATCTTCGAGCGCCTGCCTCCGACGTTCCGGGCCCTCTGCGAGGGCCTGATCATCCGTGTCGACGACTTCCCGACCAACGAGGTGCTCGACGAGATGGACGCCGAGAGCGAGTTCGACCTGCTCGGCCTGTTTCACGGCATCGGCCTGCCGCAGCAGAGCCATGGCGATGTGGCCCGGCTGCCCAACCTGGTCTGGCTCTACCGGCGGCCGATCCTGGATTACTGGGCGGAGCACGACGAGACCCTCGGCCACATCGTCCGCCACGTGCTGATCCACGAGATTGGGCACCATTTCGGCCTCTCCGACGCCGATATGGAGGCGATTGAGGCCGATGCGGGGTAA
- a CDS encoding HpcH/HpaI aldolase/citrate lyase family protein, with product MTRPRRSLLFMPGSNARALEKARTLPADGIILDLEDSVAPDAKATAREQIAKAVAARGFGKREVLIRINALDSPWWVDDIGMAGKVQPDGILVPKISTVDDLNAVADRLSDINAPASIRVWAMIETASAVLDADKLAAASKDPEVRLAGFVFGPNDIARETRIRMKPGRAAMIPMITHCILATRAHGLEILDGPYGDINNIDGFAEECAQGRDLGFDGKTLIHPSHIDACNAIFTPPEAEVAEARRIIAAFEQPENAARGAIQLDGRMVERLHVEMAKRTIAIADAIAAMGH from the coding sequence ATGACCCGTCCGCGCCGCAGCCTGTTGTTCATGCCGGGATCGAATGCACGGGCGCTGGAGAAGGCCCGGACCTTGCCGGCTGACGGCATCATCCTCGACCTGGAGGATTCCGTTGCTCCCGACGCCAAGGCCACAGCCCGCGAGCAGATCGCCAAGGCGGTCGCCGCCAGGGGCTTTGGCAAGCGCGAGGTCCTGATCCGCATCAACGCGCTCGATAGCCCCTGGTGGGTCGACGACATCGGCATGGCCGGCAAGGTGCAGCCGGACGGGATCCTGGTTCCGAAGATTTCCACCGTGGACGATCTCAACGCGGTCGCCGATCGCCTCAGCGACATCAATGCCCCTGCCTCGATCCGGGTCTGGGCGATGATCGAGACCGCAAGCGCCGTGCTCGACGCCGACAAGCTTGCCGCGGCATCGAAGGACCCCGAGGTCCGGCTCGCCGGCTTCGTGTTCGGGCCGAACGACATCGCGCGCGAAACCCGGATCCGGATGAAGCCGGGCCGCGCGGCGATGATCCCGATGATCACGCATTGCATCCTGGCGACCCGCGCGCACGGGCTGGAGATCCTCGACGGCCCCTATGGCGACATCAACAATATCGACGGCTTCGCGGAAGAATGCGCGCAGGGCCGCGATCTCGGCTTCGACGGCAAGACGCTGATCCATCCGAGCCACATCGACGCCTGCAACGCGATCTTCACGCCGCCCGAGGCCGAGGTTGCCGAGGCCCGCAGGATCATCGCCGCCTTCGAACAGCCGGAGAACGCCGCGCGCGGCGCGATCCAACTCGACGGCCGCATGGTGGAGCGCTTGCATGTCGAGATGGCGAAGCGCACCATCGCGATCGCGGATGCGATCGCCGCGATGGGGCATTGA
- the rpsP gene encoding 30S ribosomal protein S16 has product MSVVIRLARAGTKKRPVYHVVVADSRFPRDGRFIERLGHFNPLLPKDNEARLKLDMDKVKAWLAKGAQPSDRVTRFLDAAGVVKRTARNNPEKAVPRKERKAQAEAAAKA; this is encoded by the coding sequence ATGTCCGTTGTTATCCGCCTCGCTCGCGCAGGCACCAAGAAGCGTCCGGTCTATCACGTCGTCGTCGCCGACTCGCGCTTTCCTCGTGACGGCCGCTTCATCGAGCGTCTCGGCCACTTCAACCCGCTGCTGCCGAAGGACAACGAGGCGCGGCTGAAGCTCGACATGGACAAGGTCAAGGCCTGGCTCGCCAAGGGCGCGCAGCCGTCGGACCGCGTGACCCGCTTCCTCGACGCCGCCGGCGTCGTCAAGCGCACCGCGCGCAACAACCCGGAAAAGGCCGTGCCGCGCAAGGAGCGCAAGGCGCAGGCCGAAGCCGCCGCCAAGGCATAA